The Deltaproteobacteria bacterium genomic interval GACTTTACACCGACCAAAATGGTCTGGTATAGGGACCCCTCACCCCAAAAGGAGGAACAACCATGTTACAAGTCGGTCAGAAGGCCCCTGAATTTACCGCCGAGGCGGTTGTCGGGGAAGAGTTCAAAAAGATCTCACTGGCGGATTACAAAGGAAAGTGGGTGGTGCTCTTTTTCTACCCGCTCGATTTTACCTTCGTCTGCCCGACCGAGATTACGTCCTTTTCAGACAGTTACGAATCATTCCGGAAGCTCGGCTGTGAAGTGCTCGCCTGCTCGGTGGACAGCAAGTTCTCCCACCTCGCCTGGACCAAGACCTCAAGAACCGACGGGGGATTGGGAAAGATCAACTACCCCCTGCTGGCCGACATCAACAAAAAAATCGCTCAGGACTTTGGTGTGCTACTCCCTGGCGGTGTTGCCCTCCGCGGTCTTTTTCTGATCGATCCGGAAGGAACGATCCAGTACGCCGTCGTTCACAACCTTGGAGTCGGACGCTCCGTGGAGGAGACACTCCGGGTCATTCAGGCATTCCAGACCACCGCCAAGACCGGCGAGGTCTGCCCGGCAAACTGGAAGCCCGGTGCCAAGACGATGAAACCGGATCCAAGGGGTTCCAAGGAGTTTTTTGCTACCGCCGGGAAATAAAAAAGATCCCGACCACGGTTCCCGCAATTAGCAAAAGATTGATGAGTGAGACCCGCCATATTTTTTTGGCGTAACGGTCTATGGTCGCCTCGTCACCCGGGATCACCCCCATCACCATCCGACCATATTTAAGCCCTGTCCCGATCGCTTGCATGCAAGCGGTGTTAAAGATAAGGAGCGTCATCCCGAATTTGAACATCAGGAGTCCTCCGACCTGGTCAAAATAGGAACCCCCCAACCCCTCCTTGAGGTCGGTCAACCGGAAGGCCCCCGAGAGGAAAATCAGACAAAGCCCCCCCAGGAAAAAGGGGTGATAGTAACGGATCAATTGGGCCAGTAGGAGGTGCCGTTCTTTTTTCTCCGGAAGAAACTTGAGTGAGGGGTAGAGGATAAAATTAAAGAAGAGCGGCCCTCCCAGGGCGATGCAGAGACCGAGAAGGTGAAAAAAGTGAAGCACCGGAGAATTTGGTACCATTGGCTTTTTTCTATGGTATATTCGGCCGCGGAAGGCAACTCGTAAGATACGGGACAAAAATTAATGCTGTTTTCCTTTCTGCACCTTCTCTCCCTGGCCCTCTGGATCGGCACAATCCTCTTTTTCTCGGCGGCAGTCGCCCCGACCCTTTTCAAGAAAATGGGAAAGGAAGAAGGGGGCAAGGTGGTCAGTCTTCTTTTCCCGGTCTATTTCAGGATTGGCATCCTCTGCGGGCTCACCGCCGTTCTGACACTCCTCTTGGCTCCTCCTAAAGACAGCCCTTTCCCGATTGGAAGGGTTTTGCTCCTCGTCATCATGACCACCATCACCGTCTATAACACCATCAATGTTTATCCCAAGGCCCGTTCTCTCAAGGAAGAACTCGGTTCGACCAGCGAGGAGACGCTCAAACCCTCTCTCCTCGAGGAATTCCACCGGGCGCACCAGTACTCCGTTGCCCTCAACGTTGTTGTTCTGGTTCTGGGATTGATTGTTCTATTTCTGATGAGTCGGACGTAGCGATTCTTCAATCCAACGCAGGTATTTTTTCAAACCATACTGGATCGGCAAAACAATCATCTCCGGAGTTTCATAAGAGTGGTTTTGGACCAATACCTTTTCCAATCGTGCGAGCTTGGTCTTTGCCGTCTTGAGGAACAAAAGAAATTCGGTATCCTTGCAAATTTTTCCATCCCATGAATAGTGCGACGTCACCCCGGGAACCACGTTCACACAGGCAACAAGTTTGGTTTTCAAAAAGAGCGTGGCAAGACGATTCGCCTCTTTTTTCGATCGAACGGTGGTGAGAACGACAACAAAGGGGGAGCCCACTTTAGGGAACCCAGTTTTTAAACCCACCAATCATTGAGGAGACGTTCTCATACCCCATCTCTTTGAGGGTATCGGCGGCCAGGAGAGAGCGGACACCGCCGGCGCAATAACAGACAATCTCCTGATTGCGGTTGGGGACCACTTTTTCAATCTGGAGTTCCAGAAGGCCGCGCGGGATCGGCAAGGCTCCTTCGATCTTCCCCTGGGCGACCTCCTGGGGCTCGCGAACATCGAGGAAGAGGAGATTCCCCTTTTTTAATCTTTCCTTCGCCTCCTGAGGGGTCACTTCCTTGACCCTCGTTTTGGCCTCTTGCAAGAGTTGCTGCGCTGATTTTGACATAGGACCTCCCTCAGGGCAATTAAACACCATCCCCCTTCGGTTTCAATCACAAATTGCATTTTTAGATAAATTTGCTAGGATGGCAACATTAACGGGGCGTAGCGCAGCCCGGTAGCGCACCTGCTTTGGGAGCAGGGGGTCCTCGGTTCAAATCCGAGCGCCCCGACAGTAAAAAGGCGGCCTCCGCCTAGGGCGGAGGCCGCCTTGATCCCCTCACAAAACACCACTTCCCTTAAGGAACTCCCTGCTGATTCGCCGCGAAGGTGCAGGTCTGTGACGAGGTCTCCCCCAGTTTCAGCGAAAAACCGCTGGTGGCACAAACCGTGTCTGATGAATCAGGCCCCGTATTGGGGCCACTGTTGTTGACATCCTGAAAACAGCCGATCTGCTTATAGGCAACCCCCTCACTGCTGGCCGCAAGGCTCAGCGTGAAAGTCGCCGTTCCATCCCCATTGTTGGTCCCCTTCCCCCCACCGCCGTCAGGACCTCCCCCTTCCTGAGGATCATTCTTCTTGAACACCCCGCAATAGATCCCCCCACTGGGGGCCGCGCCGGACATACTTAAGCTAACCGTTCCGCTTTGCCCTTCATCAATAGAGGCCCCACTGACCGGTTTAAAAATGAACAGCGGGGTTCCTTGCGCCATCTGCACATTAAACTTGAATGAGGCTGTGGTGTCCGTGTTTGTCTTGACCGGGAGTGTTGACGGATAGTTCGTATCCCCGGGACAAGAATCGCTCCCCCGCATGTACATGTTCGTCATAAAATCAGAGACCCCTGTTTCCTGAGCAAGAGCCGCTGTCATATTACAGGTGCTTCCTGCCGTCGTCATGAGAATCTGCGAGACATTGGCCACGGCACAAGGGTAAGAGGTGCTCTTTTGGAGGCTCCCCATGGTGAGACCGCTCACACCGGACAGGTCCAGACCACTCCCAAGATTCATCACATCAATCTCGGCCCCATCCGCAGCCGTAAACAGGTTATCCCGGTCTGCCGTCTCGCACGACGGCTTCCCATCCTTGACGGGACAGAAATCAACCGACTTGAAACACATCTTGACGGAGGTCGGCATCTCCTGCGACATCATCTCACTCTGGGTACAGGTCGTGACGGAGGCCGCATCGGTACAGGCCGCCTTCGCCGTCCCCCTCATCCCCAAGACTACTCCTCCCACTGCCAGGACAATCAATATTCTTTTCATGATCTTCCCCCTCTTTAATGGTTAAAGGTTATACTGGCTGTCACCGGTGACCGTCACCGACGGGGTGACCCCTTTGTTGGTGGTTGTCGTCTCATCCGAACTACTGCTACTCCCACAGCCGACCCCGGCAGTGATCAGGGCCAAGACCATGATCACCCAAACAAGAACCGTTCTTTCTTTCCTCATAATCCCCCCCTTAGGTTAGTTGTCAGAAAAACGATAACAGGTTCTATTGTACACGCTTTCATCCTTCCTGGGAAATAAAATTTCAGCGGATTTTTTATAAAGATTACACAACTTTATCTCTTCTCCTGCCGATAAGGGTTACAAGATGGCACGGCTCCTTGGTGATATCGATATTGACAGGCTCCCCTTTCAGAAAATCCATTTGAGGGGAGACTCCATCGAACTGGAGGAATCCCTCTGCCCTTGTAACCAAGGGGAAAATCCTCCTTTTCTAAGGATCGTTGACACCAATTTTGCGGATGATCCGAAGAGGCTGACCTTCGATAGAGCGGAACTCGTCATCGACTCACACGGTATCCAGGCGGTCCCTGTGACGATCGACCTCGCCTCCTACAACGCCAAATATACCTTGTCCGAGATGGATAAACTGATCCGTTTTGCCGGTGCCTATTTCTCCTCTCCGGAGAAACAGAAAGATTGCCGGGCTATCTCCGATGGGAAAAAGCCCCCCAGATTTTGCGCGGTGACCGATTTTTTTGATCCGAAGACAGGGGGATACTACGATTTTGAAAAAGAAGGGACAGAACCCTCTACAAACAGGAAACCATCGACCATCCCCCTTGTCGTCAGTTACACCGATAACGGAAAAAAGGGGGAGCGGGATGCCGAGGACCTCATCAGGATCAACGTTGGCACAATAACAGATCAAACAATGATCTTCATCCACGGCGACTCTCCATACGCCGCGCTTTTTCAGAATCCGTTTGCTTCGCCGCCTCCGCCCTCCCCCTCGCCTGCCTCGCCTGCGGCGACGCAAGGCGGGCCCACTCCTCTTCCTTAAACGCCCCCTTCCCCCCAAAAAAAATCCCCCTCTCCTTTTAGGGAGAGGGGGATAAAATTATCGTTTAGGATGGAAAGTTTGGTTCCTCTAGAGTTTTGAAGCCCGACCGGTAGGCCGTATGCCTTTCGGCACCGCATTCCCTCTTGTTGTTGGCTTCCTTTCAGCTAGCCAGCCGTAGACTGGTTAACCGAAAGTACCTCAGCTTCAGGGATTTTTGCCACCCAGTCGTCGCCGGTAACTTTTGGCCGGTAGGATTACCGCGGCCTTTGGTTACCTGTCCTCCCCTGGAATTTCCTTGGCCCATAAGGGCTTCGGTCCCACCCCTGAGATCCTGCTTCCAAGATCTTCCTCTTTTCTCCTTTGTTCCCCAGACCACAAGGGCCTGAAGATTCAGGGAGTTTAGAGTTTCCCTCGGGGCGTTCCCTATTTCCTCCATTTGCACGGAGGAAACTCCTTTCTGACCTTATTGTCGCTTTCAACTCCCCCTTTCAGATGCCCCGCCCCCCCTGGCTCCGGATTCCCCTGCCTGCGGGTGACCTCACGGTCCCCTGGCCTCGGCAGGTTCAAGAGACTCGAGACACCTTCCTGACGGAGGAAGAGTTACAGTTCGACGACCTTCCCCTAAACGATAATTTTTCAAAGAGCAAACTTGATGGTTCGCTTTGACCACACCCCGTTCGGACAAACAACCGATTTTTTTGCCTGTGGATGGAGAACAATTCAACACCCTGAAACTACTATAAAAAACATTCAAAAAAATGTTATCCACAGCTCTGTGAACAATGCTGAGACGTTCGATAAGGCAGTATTACTCATTATAAAACAGCGCGTTATAAGAAATAGGGGATGATTTTCTTGAGCTCTTCCAAGGCCCTCCCGCGATGACTCAGCCGATTCTTTTCTTCAAGGCTGATTTGGGCCATTGTCTTCTGTAAGATTGGCAAGAAAAAAATTGGGTCGTAGCCAAATCCGCCGTCCCCTTTCGGTTCTTCCGCAATGACCCCTTCACAGGTAGCCCTTATCAGACGCTCCTTTCCCGTTGGTAGCACAAGAGCCAAGACACAAACATAAATCGCCCCCCTTTTTTCGACAGGAATCCTCTTCATGGCGTCAAGGAGTTTTTTGTTATTGTCGTCAGCAGTAGCGGCCGGCCCGGCCCGCCTCGCCAAAGACGACGAGTCGAGGCGGGCGTAGCGCGCAGAAAGCACTCCCGGTTCTCCTCCCAACGTCGGAACAACAAGCCCACTATCATCCCCCAAGGCCAGAGACCCTGTCACCTGGCAGGCAACCCTCGCCTTTTTGAGTGCGTTCCCCTCAAAGGTCTGGGAATCTTCAACGATCTCTCCAACCTCCTGGAATTCCGTCAGTGAATGAATTTTTATTGGGCAAGAAGCCAGGGCCTTGCGGATCTCTTCCAGTTTTCCCTTATTTCTTGTGGCAATAACTAATGGCGTCACGATTCAAAATCAGGGGGAGGCATCGCCGCTTCAAACTCCCGGGCCAGATTCTCAAAGCGGGTGATGGAAGAAAGAAAGGCCAGCTTCACAAACCCGGTCGGGCCGTTCCTCTGTTTCCCAATAATCACCTCAGCGACCCCTTTATTGAGACTCTCCCGGTCATAAACCTCTTCCCGGTAGATGAAGGCAATGACATCGGCATCCTGCTCAATCGCCCCGGACTCGCGGAGGTCGGCCAGGACCGGAATCGGCGGTTTGCGATTCTCAACCATCCGGTTTAACTGGGAAAGGGCCACCACAGGAACGGAGAGTTCCTTGG includes:
- a CDS encoding peroxiredoxin; this encodes MLQVGQKAPEFTAEAVVGEEFKKISLADYKGKWVVLFFYPLDFTFVCPTEITSFSDSYESFRKLGCEVLACSVDSKFSHLAWTKTSRTDGGLGKINYPLLADINKKIAQDFGVLLPGGVALRGLFLIDPEGTIQYAVVHNLGVGRSVEETLRVIQAFQTTAKTGEVCPANWKPGAKTMKPDPRGSKEFFATAGK
- a CDS encoding DUF4149 domain-containing protein; translated protein: MLFSFLHLLSLALWIGTILFFSAAVAPTLFKKMGKEEGGKVVSLLFPVYFRIGILCGLTAVLTLLLAPPKDSPFPIGRVLLLVIMTTITVYNTINVYPKARSLKEELGSTSEETLKPSLLEEFHRAHQYSVALNVVVLVLGLIVLFLMSRT
- a CDS encoding divalent-cation tolerance protein CutA, which codes for MGSPFVVVLTTVRSKKEANRLATLFLKTKLVACVNVVPGVTSHYSWDGKICKDTEFLLFLKTAKTKLARLEKVLVQNHSYETPEMIVLPIQYGLKKYLRWIEESLRPTHQK
- a CDS encoding rhodanese-like domain-containing protein → MSKSAQQLLQEAKTRVKEVTPQEAKERLKKGNLLFLDVREPQEVAQGKIEGALPIPRGLLELQIEKVVPNRNQEIVCYCAGGVRSLLAADTLKEMGYENVSSMIGGFKNWVP
- the rdgB gene encoding RdgB/HAM1 family non-canonical purine NTP pyrophosphatase → MTPLVIATRNKGKLEEIRKALASCPIKIHSLTEFQEVGEIVEDSQTFEGNALKKARVACQVTGSLALGDDSGLVVPTLGGEPGVLSARYARLDSSSLARRAGPAATADDNNKKLLDAMKRIPVEKRGAIYVCVLALVLPTGKERLIRATCEGVIAEEPKGDGGFGYDPIFFLPILQKTMAQISLEEKNRLSHRGRALEELKKIIPYFL